Genomic segment of Gilliamella apis:
ACCAATATCATTCAATTTAATTAATTGGACAACAATTGACCACAGCCGTTCTGCTGATTTTAGCTTAATTCAAGGTAATATTTCACAATCTCTTCGCTGGACCAGAGAGCAACTAAATAATACTCTGCAAACTTATGGTTCATTAACCGAACAAAATCTTGCTAAAGATAAAATTATTATTTGGTCTGAAGCAAGTATCACAGATTACGAAATTAATCAGCAACCGTTCCTCCAATTTTTAGACAACGAAGCAAGAGCAAATAATAGTGAAATAGCTGTTGGTATTATTGATTACCGTTTAGAAAATTACGGTTATCAAGAAAATCCTGATATTTATAACACATTGCTAGTGTTAGGTGGAAAAACACCATATCAATACCCTAACACCAATCGTTATCAGAAACATCATTTAGTGCCGTTCGGTGAATTTACTCCTTTTGAATCATTACTTGATCCTATTGCGCAAATGCTTGATATCCCAATGTCATCCATGCAAGCGGGGGCTGAAAAACAACCACCACTTGAGATAAAAGGCTTTAAATTTACTACAGCAATATGCTATGAAGTTATTTTATCCGACTTAATATTGAAAAACTTTACGGCAGACACAGATTTTTTACTAACTGTATCTAATGATGCTTGGTTTGGTAACAGTATTGGCCCCAAACAACATTTACAAATGGCGCAAGCAAGAGCCTTAGAATTTGGCAGACCAATGATTCGTAGTACCAATACAGGCATTACAGCAATTATTGATCATCACGGTCAAATTGTTAAACAATTACCACAATTTCAAACTCAGGTTTTAAATTACAAATTATCCCCTACCGTTGGTTTAACCCCTTATGCAAGGTTTGGAAACCTTTCCTATTACCTAATTATTTCAATACTATTTATTCTGATTTTTGTAAAAAACCGTCGCTAAGCAATATTTTGGCATAAATATTGCTTCTATATTATTGAAATTCAGAAAATTGGCTACGTTAAGAATTGATAAAGATCATAGAATTTCTTGACTGTAGCTTGTCCTTTTAAACGATAAATAAACAGTAAAAAGTACTTTTATGCTAAAAAATAAGTTATAATATACGCCCTTTGTAAAAATATTAAATTTATTTAATATGATACAAATTAAACAGTAGGAGATGAGTATGTACAAAAAGACAAAACTAACCAAATTAGTGTTATCATTAGCAATGCTAGGCCTAATGAGTGGTGCCGCAGTTGCAGAAGAACTAAGTGGTACATTGGCTAAGATCAAAGAAAGCGGTGTAATTGTTGTTGGTCATCGAGAGTCTTCTATCCCATTTTCCTACTATGGTGAAAAACAAGAAGTTATCGGTTATTCTCAAGATTACTCTAACTTAATTGTAGATGCAGTCAAAAAAGAACTAAACTTACCGGATCTTAAAGTTAAATATTTACCTGTTACCTCTAAGACTCGAATTCAATTACTAAATAACTATACCTATGATTTTGAGTGTGGTTCTACAACAAACAATCTTGAACGTCAAAAGACTGTAGATTTTTCTGACAGTATTTTTATTGTAGGTACCCGATTCCTTGTTAAAGCAGATAGTAATATCAATAGTATTGAAGACTTAAAAGGAAAAAATGTGGTGACTACCGCTGGTACTACATCTGAAGTCCGTTTAAATCAAATCAACAATAAAGAAAAATTGGGTATTCGTATTATTACACCAAAAGATCATGGTGATGCATTTAATGCTCTCGAAACTGGTCGAGCTGTAGCATTTTTAATGGATGATGCACTTTTAGCGGGCGAACGTTCACGTGCAATTAATCCTGCAGAATGGAAAATTGTCGGTGAGCCATTATCTTATGAATCTTATGGTTGTATGTTAAGAAAAGGTGATACCCAATTTAAACAATTAATGGATAAAACCATTGCTGATGCCCAAAAATCAGGAAAAGCATTAGAATCTTATAACAAATGGTTCACTCAACCTGTTCCACCAAAAGGAGCGAATATGGCTCTAGAAATTTCACCAAAAATGGTTGAGCTTTTTGCAAATCCAAATGATAAAGCATTAGATTAATACTTTTCTTATCTTTCTAATCCTATGTACTAAATGGTCGTTACATTTAGTACATAATCTAATTTAGTGAAATAAATATATTATGAGTTTCAATTGGACACTATTTCTTGAATCCACCCCGTATGGTGATGGAATTTACTTAAACTGGCTTTTGGACGGTATTATTGTAACCGTTTCATTAGCGGTTACTGCTTGGATCATTGCATTCATACTAGGATCACTAGTGGGAATCTGTAGAACATTAGAAAATAAATTTCTAAATCGTTTTGCAGCCGGTTATATCCAACTATTCCGTAATATCCCATTACTAGTACAAATGTTTTTATGGTACATGTTATTTCCAGAAATTCTATCTGGAAGTTTAAAAACATGGTTTATATCTGGCTTATCACCGGATGTTAGTGCATTTATTACGGCAGCAATTGCTTTAGGCTTGTTTACTTCTGCGCGTATTGCGGAACAAGTTAGAACCGGTATTCAAACTTTACCTAAAGGTCAACGTTATGCCGCTATTGCACTTGGTTTAACAAATCGACAAGCATATATGTATGTTTTACTACCTAACGCTTATCGTCGTATTATTCCACCACTTACGTCTGAAATGACCAATATCATTAAAAATTCATCAGTTGCATCCACCATTGGATTGATAGATTTGATTGGTCAAATAGATCGCATTAATGATGCAACCAACAGCATTGTTGAAATATTATGTGGAGTAACAATTGCATTTATGTTGATAAACTATGCCGTACTTACCATTATGCGTTTTGTTGAAAAACAAACCCGCTTACCTAATATGAGTCATGGAGGATAATATGCAACTACTAAATTGGATTGCAGATATACCTTCATTGGTATTAGACAATTATCATTTACTATTAAGTGGATTGTGGTTAACCGCTAAAATTACATTTACTGCCGTTGTATTTGGTATTGTTTGGGGGACAGTATTAGCTTTAATGCGTTTATCAAATAATAAAATACTAAATATTTTTGCTAAATGTTATGTCAATTTATTCCGTTCCATTCCATTACTGTTAGTTTTGTTATGGTTCTATTTAGCATTACCACAAGTTATTAAACATATATTTAATTTACCTCCTTATGCTGATGTTAGGATTGTTTCAGCAATGATTGCATTTGCTTTATTTGAAGCAGCTTACTATTCTGAAATCATACGTGCAGGAATTAATGCGGTTGCTAGAGGTCAATATCATGCAGCTTACGCATTAGGTATGACCAAAAGTCAGGCAATGCGTTTGATAATATTACCACAAGCATTTAGATCAATGGTGCCATTGTTGTTAACGCAAGGTATTATCTTGTTCCAGGATACCTCTTTGGTTTATGTGATGAGCTTAATTGATTTATTTGGTGCCAGTGTGACCCAAATCGGTACGGTTCAGGGTGGCACAGTTAAATATTCAATGATTATTTTTGCAGCAATAAGTTACTTTATAATTTGTTATACTGCTTCTCGTTTAGTTAATTATTTCAAGAAAGGGATAAGTCGATGATCTCCTTACAAAATGTATCAAAATGGTACGGAAAATTTCAAGTATTAAAAAACTGTACTACAAGAGTAGGTAAAGGTGAAGTTGTTGTTGTTTGTGGGCCTTCTGGTTCAGGTAAATCAACACTAATCAAAACCGTAAATGCTCTAGAACCTATTCAACAAGGTAAAATTATTATTGATGGTACTGAGATTACAAATCCATCGACTAATTTAGCAAAACTGCGTTCAAAAGTGGGAATGGTATTTCAGCACTTCGAGCTTTTCCCTCATTTAACAATTTTGAAAAATTTGACACTTGCTCAAATTAAGGTATTAGGCCGATCAAATGAAGAAGCGCGTGAAAAAGCGCTAACGCTATTAGATCGTGTTGGCTTATTAGCTCATGCGGATAAATTCCCTGCTCAACTATCTGGCGGTCAACAACAACGTGTTGCAATCGCTCGAGCACTATGTATGGATCCTGTCGTTATGCTATTTGATGAACCAACCTCGGCTCTTGATCCAGAAATGGTTAATGAAGTACTAGATGTTATGGTTGAATTAGCTTATGAAGGCATGACAATGATGGTTGTTACCCATGAGATGGGCTTTGCACGTAAAGTTGCACACCGAGTAATCTTTATGGATGCAGGTGAAATCATTGAAGATACCTCAAAAGAACAATTCTTTACCAATCCACGATCAGATCGAGCTAAAGACTTTTTAGCTAAGATCATCCACTAATAAATAAAAAGAGCACCAACTATAATACAATAAGTTGGTGCTTTATCTTTATCAGCAATAATTTAAGTGTCGATACTATTGTAAAACATTTTTTATCTGTTCCACTAAGCCACTTTCTCGATGTATTTGACTTTTCACTACACGATCTAAAATTTTAGCATCAGCATAAATTGAAACTGTTTTTTTAGCCCTTGTTATTGCAGTATAGAGCAATGATCGATTAAGTAATGGTGAAAATTCTGTTGGTAGAATAATATTGACATGATCAAATTCAGAACCTTGAGATTTATGGATCGTCATTGCATAGGCTGTTTCATGCTCGGGTAATCGATAGGGAGAAAAGCCTTTAATAGAACCATCAGAAAAAGGGAAATAAACCCGTAGTTTTGAGTGATCATGTTCAGCCCTAAGTGTAATACCAATATCACCATTATATAAACCTAATGCGGTACTATTACGTAAGATCATAATTGGTCGGCCAATATACCATTGATCACGATTATTTAATTTAATCAATTTATGTTTGGTCAATAATAACTCAATTTGTTTATTTAACCCTCCTACCCCAAACTTACCTTCACGTAAAGCACACAGTAAACGACACTCAGCAAATTTGCCTAAAATACTGGCAATATCATTATTTTGATGATGTTTAATAGCATTTAGATAATTTTTATAATGTGCGACACAATCATCTAAAACAGCTTGGTAAGTTTGACTTGAAGATAATTCATAATAACAAGCATCTGGTAAAGATTTATTGGCTAGCAGTTTTTTAACCGCTTGCAATTGACCTTCTTTCACCGCATTAGCCAACAAGCCTATTCCTGAATACTCATTAAAACGATAACTTTTTTTCAATAAGCAAATACTATCGGTGATCATGCTTGCAGGTTGGTCTGCGATTGGAATAGCATAGCCAGTTAATCGACTTAGTTCATCTGCCCTAGATTGACTATATCCATTTAAAATAAAGTCACATAAGTCTCCAAATACCGCACCTGCTTCCACAGAAGATAGCTGATCTTTATCACCCAACAAGATTAAGCGAGCACAATCAGGCAGAGCTTCAATAATTCTTGCCATCATATTCAGATCAACCATTGAAGCTTCATCAACCACAAGAACATCAATATGTAATTGATTGTGTTTGTTATAATTAAATGAGCGATTATCGGTTTTCGCACCTAATAAACGGTGCAGAGTCACTGCTTCGGTTTTAATATTTAATGATTCAAAAGATAACTGTTCAATTGCTCGACTAAGAGATTCGGTTAACCTTGATGCAGCTTTCCCTGTTGGTGCTGCAGCCACGATTCGCGTGGTAGGATCATTTAACACTATTCCGGCCAAAATTTTAGCTACTGTTGTTGTTTTACCTGTACCTGGGCCACCTGAAATAAT
This window contains:
- the lnt gene encoding apolipoprotein N-acyltransferase, with the translated sequence MLKQILLSFIFGAIAVFSYAPFHIWPLAFVAFASLLWLIADKPKKKAMLIGFSWGIGYFLSGAHWVYISIKQYGEVPTPVAVIILGLLIAYLAFYPMLFALLLRVCDSFAPKFSIKQLVFLAPILWQLTEFLRGYILTGFAWLEVGYSQLDSPLRGYFPIVGINGVTLILTICCGLVIYCLNMALSRSTKKHPIGAIFALFTLFIAPISFNLINWTTIDHSRSADFSLIQGNISQSLRWTREQLNNTLQTYGSLTEQNLAKDKIIIWSEASITDYEINQQPFLQFLDNEARANNSEIAVGIIDYRLENYGYQENPDIYNTLLVLGGKTPYQYPNTNRYQKHHLVPFGEFTPFESLLDPIAQMLDIPMSSMQAGAEKQPPLEIKGFKFTTAICYEVILSDLILKNFTADTDFLLTVSNDAWFGNSIGPKQHLQMAQARALEFGRPMIRSTNTGITAIIDHHGQIVKQLPQFQTQVLNYKLSPTVGLTPYARFGNLSYYLIISILFILIFVKNRR
- a CDS encoding glutamate/aspartate ABC transporter substrate-binding protein, whose amino-acid sequence is MYKKTKLTKLVLSLAMLGLMSGAAVAEELSGTLAKIKESGVIVVGHRESSIPFSYYGEKQEVIGYSQDYSNLIVDAVKKELNLPDLKVKYLPVTSKTRIQLLNNYTYDFECGSTTNNLERQKTVDFSDSIFIVGTRFLVKADSNINSIEDLKGKNVVTTAGTTSEVRLNQINNKEKLGIRIITPKDHGDAFNALETGRAVAFLMDDALLAGERSRAINPAEWKIVGEPLSYESYGCMLRKGDTQFKQLMDKTIADAQKSGKALESYNKWFTQPVPPKGANMALEISPKMVELFANPNDKALD
- a CDS encoding amino acid ABC transporter permease, whose translation is MSFNWTLFLESTPYGDGIYLNWLLDGIIVTVSLAVTAWIIAFILGSLVGICRTLENKFLNRFAAGYIQLFRNIPLLVQMFLWYMLFPEILSGSLKTWFISGLSPDVSAFITAAIALGLFTSARIAEQVRTGIQTLPKGQRYAAIALGLTNRQAYMYVLLPNAYRRIIPPLTSEMTNIIKNSSVASTIGLIDLIGQIDRINDATNSIVEILCGVTIAFMLINYAVLTIMRFVEKQTRLPNMSHGG
- a CDS encoding ABC transporter permease subunit (The N-terminal region of this protein, as described by TIGR01726, is a three transmembrane segment that identifies a subfamily of ABC transporter permease subunits, which specificities that include histidine, arginine, glutamine, glutamate, L-cystine (sic), the opines (in Agrobacterium) octopine and nopaline, etc.), with the protein product MQLLNWIADIPSLVLDNYHLLLSGLWLTAKITFTAVVFGIVWGTVLALMRLSNNKILNIFAKCYVNLFRSIPLLLVLLWFYLALPQVIKHIFNLPPYADVRIVSAMIAFALFEAAYYSEIIRAGINAVARGQYHAAYALGMTKSQAMRLIILPQAFRSMVPLLLTQGIILFQDTSLVYVMSLIDLFGASVTQIGTVQGGTVKYSMIIFAAISYFIICYTASRLVNYFKKGISR
- a CDS encoding amino acid ABC transporter ATP-binding protein, which gives rise to MISLQNVSKWYGKFQVLKNCTTRVGKGEVVVVCGPSGSGKSTLIKTVNALEPIQQGKIIIDGTEITNPSTNLAKLRSKVGMVFQHFELFPHLTILKNLTLAQIKVLGRSNEEAREKALTLLDRVGLLAHADKFPAQLSGGQQQRVAIARALCMDPVVMLFDEPTSALDPEMVNEVLDVMVELAYEGMTMMVVTHEMGFARKVAHRVIFMDAGEIIEDTSKEQFFTNPRSDRAKDFLAKIIH
- the recD gene encoding exodeoxyribonuclease V subunit alpha, which translates into the protein MLTNWFEQFKQNSQISLLDLHLAQFLVNKVDGNDEIISKRFAFLIISLSQEVRSGHVCLDITRLNQQVIDPQLWQELNTPTVEDWVNVLSVASNKQVVSDGEQLAPLIFIENKLYFQRMWLDERHVAQYFNQPQLNIASSKPIDLKNILDQLFVDDNTTVDWQKIAVAVALTRKVAIISGGPGTGKTTTVAKILAGIVLNDPTTRIVAAAPTGKAASRLTESLSRAIEQLSFESLNIKTEAVTLHRLLGAKTDNRSFNYNKHNQLHIDVLVVDEASMVDLNMMARIIEALPDCARLILLGDKDQLSSVEAGAVFGDLCDFILNGYSQSRADELSRLTGYAIPIADQPASMITDSICLLKKSYRFNEYSGIGLLANAVKEGQLQAVKKLLANKSLPDACYYELSSSQTYQAVLDDCVAHYKNYLNAIKHHQNNDIASILGKFAECRLLCALREGKFGVGGLNKQIELLLTKHKLIKLNNRDQWYIGRPIMILRNSTALGLYNGDIGITLRAEHDHSKLRVYFPFSDGSIKGFSPYRLPEHETAYAMTIHKSQGSEFDHVNIILPTEFSPLLNRSLLYTAITRAKKTVSIYADAKILDRVVKSQIHRESGLVEQIKNVLQ